GCAAGGGAGCTTGTTGGATTTTCTTTTTTCAATCGCTCTACTTGTTCCACCTTACCTTCAGGTAATAATCCTCCTAAAGCAAAATCAATTCCCGTTTCTTGCGCTACTTTCTGTGTGATTGTATCCTTATCTCCACTCAACATGATTGTTTTTTGTACCCCCATGGATCTCATTAATCGAATGGCATCTTTAGAATCTTCTTTAATCTGATCTGCAATGGTGATATAACCCGCATATTGATTGTCAATAGCAACTACGACAATACTTTCTACAATTTCATTGACCTCATCTGGATAAGCAATGTTATGTTGGGTTAATAAAGCAGTATTACCCACTAATATTTCTTGATTATCAATTACTCCTGCAAGTCCTTTACCTGAAATTTCCCTTACCTTTTCTGCAACTAAGGAGGTTGGATAAGCTTCTACAATTGCTTTCGCAATCGGATGGGTGGATTGTTTTTCAATAGCAGCTACAAGTTGTACAAACTGTTCTTGTGGTAGCGTTGTTTCTACTTTTTGAACTTTAAACACACCTTCTGTTAGTGTTCCTGTTTTGTCCATTACCACAATATCTAACTTCGCCATTAATTCAAGGAAATTAGACCCTTTGAATAAAATACCATTTCGAGAAGCCGCTCCAATTCCACCAAAATACCCCAATGGAACAGAGATTACTAAGGCACAAGGACATGAAATTACTAAGAATACTAAGGCTCTTTCTAACCATTGGGTAAATACATAAGCTTCACCTAAGAATAGATAAGGAACAAAGGTTAATAGTACAGCTAAAAAGAAAACAATCGGCGTGTACACCTTAGCAAATTTGCGAATGTACAATTCAGTTGGTGCTTTTCGAGTACTTGCTTCTTGTACCATCTCTAGGATTTTAGCTAACGAGCTGTCTTGGTACAATTTTGTGGTTCGAATCTCAATTACTTGTTCTAAGTTGATCATTCCCGTTAGCACTGTTTCTCCTTTTTTATACGAAGATGGTTTACTTTCTCCCGTTAGTGCAGAGGTATTAAAACTTCCTTTATCAGATAATAAAGCTCCATCTAATGGAATTTTCTCTCCTACTTTAACCTGAATGCGCTCTCCGATCTGTACTTCTTCTGGATTAACAATAGTAAAGGCATTGTTGCGAAATACATTGGCTTCATTTGGACGAATATCTAATAAAGCTTTAATATTGCCTTTGGCTTTATTAACGGCTGATTCTTGGAACATCTCTCCAATGGTGTAAAATAGCATTACTGCCACTGCCTCGGGATATTCTCCAATTGCAAAAGCACCTAAAGTGGCAATTCCCATAAGTGAAAACTCATTGAAGAAATCTTTCTTTAGCATTAATGAAAAAGCTTCTTTCAGTACTGGAAAACCAACAGGTACATAAGCCGCTAAATACCAAAGTACGCGTAATGTAGGGTTGTTGATGAACCAATCTACTTTTAAAACATTCGCAAATAATACGCCTAAAAAGAATAAAAGAATACTGAAGCCAATGGTGTATTTACTATTCATTTCCCCATGATTGTGGTCGTGGTCATCATGACTGTGATCCTCGTGGTTATGCGCCGGTTTTTTGTTGAATTCAAGTTTTGAATTGCAGCAACTGTCTTTATCTTGATGTATCATAACTATTTATATTTATTCTATATACAAAGTTAAGTACTTCTGTACAATATAAATAGGGCGGAGGCATGTTTGCAACAGTGTTACATTTTGGGTTAGAAGTTATGGGTTAGAAGTTATGGGTTAAACCGTTAACCCCGTCAACAGTTAACCATTCCTCACATAGTTCTTTTTAAAAATATACATCAACGGAAAGCTTCTACAGCACATCCAGACTGCAAAGGCAATCCATACACTGTACAATTGAAAACCGAGATAGTCTAAAAAGAGTAATGTAGGAAGGAAACCGCAAAAAGTAGCAAATATTAAATTGTTTCTCAAGAATTTAGCATCCCCCATTCCTTTGAATATTCCATCGTATATATAGGCGAGGGAGTTAATGGGTTGTACTAATAGAATAATCCAAAACACAGAAGTAAATACGCGAATTACGTCAGGGTCTTGATTGAAGAGCAAACCAATCTGTTCATAAAAGGCAAAGCAAATCGCAATAAGTATAATGGAGATGATAATGGCATATTTACTGATTGCTTTACTCATGTGCCACATGGCGTTATAGTTTTTTTCGCCCAATAGTTTTCCGGCCATTGCATTTCCTGCTGTCGCATATCCATCAATAAAAAAGGAAAAGAACAACCAGATATTCATCAAGATACTTTGAGCAGCAATAAAGTTTTTTCCATAACCAGTCGCATAAGCATTTGCTAGGTAGATGGCAACGTTCAAAGTTGCTGTTCGAATAATAAAATTGAAGCTCATGATGATGAAGGGCTTCAATGTAGGGTTGATATTTTTGCTAATACGCATAGTAAAAGGCGTATACTTGAAGAAATAGTAGAAAGCCATGATGAGCATAACGGTTTGGGCGATAACACTCGCATAAGCAGCACCTTGAATGTGATAAGCAGGAATGTAACCATCAATACCATACACCAATAGATACGTTAATACAACATTGAGCAACGCACCTGTTAGACTACATTTCATGGCCCAGATGGTGTTTTGTAATCCTCGAAAAACTCCATACAAGGCAAAGGTAATTAGGGTTAAGGGGAATCCCCATGCACGGATTAAATAGTATTCTTTGGCATAGGTAAGCAGTAATCCCTCAGCATTATAAGCGGTAAAAATTTCGTGTACAAAAACAGTGGTCGTTAAAAATAGGAGTAGGCTTAAGACGAAGTTGAACAGAATAGCTTGAGGAACCAAAGTTTTGATTGCAATGAGTCTATTGGAACCATAATGTTGAGAGACCGTAGCTGATAATGAGGTCTTGGTTTGTGCCACTACCCAAATGATTGCGGATAAGAATGATCCAACAAGACCTACTGCACCTAATGCTTCAACACTATTTTCTTTGAGATTTCCTACAATGGCAATATCTGTTAATGTAATGATGGATTCTGAGATTCCTGAAAAAATAGCTGGTATTGCAAGTTTGTTGATTCCTTTAAACGTAATTGATTGGTCCATGTAATTCTTCTCCTTATGCTAACAAGGGCAAAGGTCGTCAAAAACAAAGAGCAAAAAAAATGTTCCTAACCAAGGATATGGTTAGGAACATCTTATAAAAAAAAATTAATTGAATGATTAAAAACGCATCCCTACACCAAAACCAATCAACATAGGGTCAATTTTTACTTTAGCAGGAAGATTTAATTGCTCTCCTGTTGGATTTAAATTTGTAGCATCTACTGTTACGTCTGTTTTCAAGAATAATTTTTTGAAGTCAACGTTGATAAAGAACTTATCTGTGATGTCAATATCAAATCCGAATTGGTATCCCCAACCAAATTTATTATCATATGAAATATCTTTTGCAGCACCTGATTTCTCGTTGTAGAAAATCGTGTAGTTTACCCCAACCCCAACATAAGGTTTGAAATTACTTGTTACAGGGTAGTGGTATTGCACCATTAAAGTAGGAGGTAATAACCATACACTTCCTAAGTCTACATTAGCATTTGAGCCTTTGTCCACAACAGTTAAATCTGAACCTAAAGTTCCAACAGTGTGTCTAGATGTTCCTAAGATTAACTCTGCAGCAATGTTTTCTGTAAAGAAATACGTAAAGTCAAGCTCTGGAATAAAGTTGTTATTCACATCTATTTGTCCTCCAATACCTCCGATTTCTGCTCTATTGTGTGGAATGACTCCAACACCACGTAGGCGAACTTGCCATTTGTACGATTCTTTCTCGTTTGTAGGTGTTTCTTGAGCAGTAGCCGTATTACCCATTAATAAAACAGCTCCTAATAATGATAGAAATAGCTTTTTCATAGTTATCTGTATTACAATTATACTTTAACAAATGTATCTATTGTTTTAGTATAAAAACATGATTTTTATCATTGTGTTATATTTTTCTTTACACAAACTTCTAATCTTATTATGAATTTGTTTTATTTAAGATAAATTATTATTTTTAAGTATAAGACTTTTAAACATGAAAAAAACAATTGTATTTGGAGCTTCCTTAAAAGAAGAGCGCTATTCCAATCAAGCGATTCGAATGTTGCGTGAATACGGACATCCTGTAGTAGCTCATGGTTTGAGAACAGGAAAAGTGGCAGATGTTACTATTGAAACGGATAAAAAAATGTATCGTGATATTGATACCGTTTCGTTATACCTCAACCCAGAAAGACAAGAAGAGTTTTACGACTATATTATTGAATTAAAACCGAATCGGGTGATTTTTAACCCTGGAACAGAGAATCCCGATTTTTACAAGCGCTTGATTCGACATAATATCGGATATGAAGAAGCGTGTACGTTGGTTCTTTTACGCACGAATCAGTTTTGATTTAGAGCTAATACACAGCAATAATACGAACGTAATTAAAGCATTAACGAGAATTAATTCATTGTCAAAAACATAGCCATTCAATAAAGAAGTAGCATTGTTGCTAAACCATAAGGTAGCAAAAGGTGAAAGGATACAGATATAAGGAACAAGTTTGTCTTTCACTTGTCGATTTTTAAAGAAGATAGCAAAACTAAAGAGTCCTAATAACGGGCCATAGGTATAAGAAGCAATTTTAAAAATCATACTAACTACTGAGGCATCATTGATGGCATTAAATAAGATAATGACCAAAAACATTAAAATAGAAAAACCAAAGTGAACCAACTTTCTTCTCCAAACGTTGGACGGATTCGCTTTGTCTTTGTCCATGTGTAAGAAGTCAATACAAAAAGAGGTAGTAAGGGCAGTTAATGCAGAATCTGTGGTTGCAAAAGTAGCGGCTGTTAACCCAAGTAAAAATACTAATGCAGGAATAACAGCGAGGTGGTTGAAAGCTATTTCAGGAAATAGTAAATCGGTACGGGGTTTTTGAGTTACTGCATCTAAGGGAACATCAATACCTTGGTTGTTGGCATAGATATAAAGAAGTGCACCAATCCCTAAGAACAAAAGATTGACAAGTACGAAGATCCCCGTGAAGGAATACATGTTTTTTTGCGCTTCTTTGATGTTTTTACAGCTTAGGTTTTTCTGCATTAAATCTTGATCCAACCCAACCATAGCAATGGTGACAAATATACCACCAACAAATTGTTTGATAAAGTGGTAGCGACTTCCCATGAAATCTTCAAAGAAGAATATTTTGGAATAGTTGCTATTTTTAATAGATTCAAAAGCCTGAATAGCTGATAAATCCAATTGATGACAAATGAAAATAATGGTTAAGATTACCGAAGAAACCAAGAAAAAGGTTTGCAGTGAATCGGTGATAATAATTGTTTTTAATCCGCCTTTGTAGGTATAAGCATAGATTAATAAGAGTGCAATTAATACTGTTGCAAAGAACGGAATACCAAAGTAATCAAATACATAACGCTGTAAAACAATTACAACCAAATACAGGCGAAAGGCCGAACCAATTGTTCTACTGAGTAAGAATATAGAGGCTGCACTTTTATAGCTGTAGAAGCCTAATTTTTTCTCAATATAGGTGTAAATGGAAACTAAGTTATACTTGTAGTACAAAGGAAGGAGCACGGCTGCTGTGATAATGAAACCAACGGCATTTCCTAAAATGAACTGAAAGTATTTAAACTGTTCCCCATTTGGAGAACCTACTTCACCAGGAACAGAAATAAAGGTTACGCCAGATAAGGCTGTTCCAATCATACCAAAAGCGACTAAATACCATTTTGCATTTTTATTTGCGCTAAAAAATGCATCATTACTACTGTCTTTTTTACTCGTTAACTGAGAAATTCCAATGAGCATTCCAAAGTAAATAGCGATAATAATGATGATTGTGATAGGCGTCATGGTATCCGTATATTTTTGTAGTTCCAGAAAATCAAAAGTAAGTAAATTTTATAGATCTATTTCTATGGGTAGCGGTGAAAAAAAGTTGGGGATGAAAGGTTTGTGACCAAGGGCTTATAGTAGAGGATTTGTTTTTTGATGTGAAAGACGAACCATATAAAAACATGGAAAATAGTTGTATATTTTATATCTTTGCCGGATGGATTTTCCTTCAAAATTATTAGAAAAAGCAGTAGAGGAAATTGCTCAACTGCCTGGGATTGGCAAGCGTACTGCTTTGCGATTGGCTTTACATTTATTAAAACAACCGGAAGAACAAACTTCTCGTTTGGCACAAGCATTGGATAAGATGCGTCGTGAGATTAGTTATTGTACAAGCTGCCATAATATAGCTGATGCAGAAATCTGTGAAATCTGTTCGAATCCTGTTCGAGATCACCAAATCATTTGTGTTGTTGAAGATGTACGCGATGTTATGGCCTTGGAAAACACACAACTATTTAAGGGAATTTACCATGTCTTAGGTGGAAAAATTTCGCCTATTGAGGGTGTTGGACCGAGTCAGTTGAATATCCAATCACTAGTAGAAAAAGTAAAAAGCGGTTATGTCAAAGAATTGATTTTTGCTTTAAGTTCAACGATGGATGGTGATACAACCAATTTCTATATTTATAAACAGATCAAAGATTACGATGTCATTACCTCAACCATTGCAAGAGGAATTGCCGTCGGAGATGAATTAGAATATGCCGATGAAGTTACTTTAGGGCGTAGTTTGGTTCATCGTGTTCCCTTTGAAAATGCGTTTAAGTCCCTGTAACCTCCATTAATTATTTTCTGGTTTATATAT
The window above is part of the Myroides odoratus DSM 2801 genome. Proteins encoded here:
- a CDS encoding heavy metal translocating P-type ATPase — encoded protein: MIHQDKDSCCNSKLEFNKKPAHNHEDHSHDDHDHNHGEMNSKYTIGFSILLFFLGVLFANVLKVDWFINNPTLRVLWYLAAYVPVGFPVLKEAFSLMLKKDFFNEFSLMGIATLGAFAIGEYPEAVAVMLFYTIGEMFQESAVNKAKGNIKALLDIRPNEANVFRNNAFTIVNPEEVQIGERIQVKVGEKIPLDGALLSDKGSFNTSALTGESKPSSYKKGETVLTGMINLEQVIEIRTTKLYQDSSLAKILEMVQEASTRKAPTELYIRKFAKVYTPIVFFLAVLLTFVPYLFLGEAYVFTQWLERALVFLVISCPCALVISVPLGYFGGIGAASRNGILFKGSNFLELMAKLDIVVMDKTGTLTEGVFKVQKVETTLPQEQFVQLVAAIEKQSTHPIAKAIVEAYPTSLVAEKVREISGKGLAGVIDNQEILVGNTALLTQHNIAYPDEVNEIVESIVVVAIDNQYAGYITIADQIKEDSKDAIRLMRSMGVQKTIMLSGDKDTITQKVAQETGIDFALGGLLPEGKVEQVERLKKENPTSSLAFVGDGINDAPVLALSDVGIAMGGLGSDAAIETADVVIQTDQPSKIATAIHIGKETRKIVIQNITLALVVKIIVLILGAGGIATMWEAVFADVGVALLAILNAVRIQKMKFI
- a CDS encoding MATE family efflux transporter; translated protein: MDQSITFKGINKLAIPAIFSGISESIITLTDIAIVGNLKENSVEALGAVGLVGSFLSAIIWVVAQTKTSLSATVSQHYGSNRLIAIKTLVPQAILFNFVLSLLLFLTTTVFVHEIFTAYNAEGLLLTYAKEYYLIRAWGFPLTLITFALYGVFRGLQNTIWAMKCSLTGALLNVVLTYLLVYGIDGYIPAYHIQGAAYASVIAQTVMLIMAFYYFFKYTPFTMRISKNINPTLKPFIIMSFNFIIRTATLNVAIYLANAYATGYGKNFIAAQSILMNIWLFFSFFIDGYATAGNAMAGKLLGEKNYNAMWHMSKAISKYAIIISIILIAICFAFYEQIGLLFNQDPDVIRVFTSVFWIILLVQPINSLAYIYDGIFKGMGDAKFLRNNLIFATFCGFLPTLLFLDYLGFQLYSVWIAFAVWMCCRSFPLMYIFKKNYVRNG
- a CDS encoding OmpW/AlkL family protein, whose protein sequence is MKKLFLSLLGAVLLMGNTATAQETPTNEKESYKWQVRLRGVGVIPHNRAEIGGIGGQIDVNNNFIPELDFTYFFTENIAAELILGTSRHTVGTLGSDLTVVDKGSNANVDLGSVWLLPPTLMVQYHYPVTSNFKPYVGVGVNYTIFYNEKSGAAKDISYDNKFGWGYQFGFDIDITDKFFINVDFKKLFLKTDVTVDATNLNPTGEQLNLPAKVKIDPMLIGFGVGMRF
- a CDS encoding CoA-binding protein, translating into MKKTIVFGASLKEERYSNQAIRMLREYGHPVVAHGLRTGKVADVTIETDKKMYRDIDTVSLYLNPERQEEFYDYIIELKPNRVIFNPGTENPDFYKRLIRHNIGYEEACTLVLLRTNQF
- a CDS encoding sodium:solute symporter, translating into MTPITIIIIIAIYFGMLIGISQLTSKKDSSNDAFFSANKNAKWYLVAFGMIGTALSGVTFISVPGEVGSPNGEQFKYFQFILGNAVGFIITAAVLLPLYYKYNLVSIYTYIEKKLGFYSYKSAASIFLLSRTIGSAFRLYLVVIVLQRYVFDYFGIPFFATVLIALLLIYAYTYKGGLKTIIITDSLQTFFLVSSVILTIIFICHQLDLSAIQAFESIKNSNYSKIFFFEDFMGSRYHFIKQFVGGIFVTIAMVGLDQDLMQKNLSCKNIKEAQKNMYSFTGIFVLVNLLFLGIGALLYIYANNQGIDVPLDAVTQKPRTDLLFPEIAFNHLAVIPALVFLLGLTAATFATTDSALTALTTSFCIDFLHMDKDKANPSNVWRRKLVHFGFSILMFLVIILFNAINDASVVSMIFKIASYTYGPLLGLFSFAIFFKNRQVKDKLVPYICILSPFATLWFSNNATSLLNGYVFDNELILVNALITFVLLLCISSKSKLIRA
- the recR gene encoding recombination mediator RecR is translated as MDFPSKLLEKAVEEIAQLPGIGKRTALRLALHLLKQPEEQTSRLAQALDKMRREISYCTSCHNIADAEICEICSNPVRDHQIICVVEDVRDVMALENTQLFKGIYHVLGGKISPIEGVGPSQLNIQSLVEKVKSGYVKELIFALSSTMDGDTTNFYIYKQIKDYDVITSTIARGIAVGDELEYADEVTLGRSLVHRVPFENAFKSL